Part of the Ammospiza nelsoni isolate bAmmNel1 chromosome 6, bAmmNel1.pri, whole genome shotgun sequence genome is shown below.
TCGGCTTAGGTCTGATATCCCTGCCCAAAGAGGCAAAGGTAATTGCCTCTGATTAATGCTGGCAAACTTCTGTGAACTCCAATGAGGATATGAAAGGACTGACATGCCTCTTTGAGATGGGGTAAGATAGAGTACAGCCAAGTGTGGGAAGAAAATTAAGCTGAGATGTAGTTTTTAATTACCAATAAAGCCATGCTCTAGACTAGAGGGTTGAGAGCAGGACTCGGTGTCTTCCTACTCTTTTGTGATCCTTGATGTATAGAAAGGAGTTTAGGGAAGAGCAACCCAGGATTGCTGTGGAGTCCCATTTGTAGCATTTAAATGCTTGTGCTGCCCCCTCACCCTTTCTTGCTCAGAGGCTGTAATTATTTAGACAACAGAGGTAGCCAGAGATTTCCAGTGGATGCCAATAAAACATGGAAGGGCAGCATCAGTGAAGTCAGCACTGATATTTAGCAGAGGAAACACTACATCTTTACTGGCTATTTATGTGGATGAGGCAGGAAGAAGGCTGCCCCCAGAGTGTGCTGTTTCCTCTTGATGAACACCCCAGGTGCTCAGCAGCCCCACTCTGGTCTCACCtctggaggagggagaggggaatgGTCCAAGCCATACTTGACAGCAAGTGGCAGCACAAGGCTTTCATGCCCCTTGGGTGCATCTGTCTGCAGCTCAGTCAGGAGGTGTGGTGGGAGCCTGGAGGTGCTGAGCTCACATTGTCCAGCCACGTTGAGTGTCgtgacagcagcacagacttCAGTGTGGCCTTGGACATGACTGCCCGGGCACCAGCTGCTTACCCAGAGACCTTGGCCTGCATGGAAGCCTGTGCTGCTCATCAGCTGCTCTTGGCTACTGAAGCCTGCAGAGGTGTCTCAGTATTCAGAatgcctcttcctcctctgcccctCCTAAAAAGGATAGACTCAGAATGGGATGCCGTTTCTACACCCATAATTAAAGCTAGTTCAGACTCCTGTTCTGGAagagttgctgctgctgctgggctcctggACTTCCTGTGTGGTGTCCTCTCATCCACATGGGCTGTGGCTGTCCTCAGATagttctgcctgtgctgcaggcatCACATGGAAGAAGCAGAACAGACATGAATGTCCCACATTCTGCTCTTGAGCCCATCTCTTTATTTTATCTGGGGACTTGATAGCTGCGTGGAGACATCACGTTTCAgtcttcctcctctcccaccaCATCACCAAGGTGCAATATGCACTATTGAGTAGCAAATAGGCATAGAGCTTCCTTTTAATATCTCCTAACTTTGCAGACCATATGATTCATGTTTCCTTCAGCAATACTAAagatattataaatatataatattataaagataatataattttataatatacATATTATAAAGATATATTGGAGATAATTGCTCTCAGAGCTAGAGGTATAACCAAGAGGGTTTGATTTTCCAGTTCTCTCTGGAAACTCATGAAGGGCAATAATGGACACATTTTAggacttttatttcattttaaggaCCATGAAAAAATGCATTGTCTTGTTCCTGGCAATAACCCTTCCCCTCCTATGGCACCGTCTGTGTACCAGCTCATAAATGTTTATCATACCCCAAAAAGGGAAAGGAACTCCattttgcaaatggaaaatggaaGTCATTCACCCAAAACTGCACAGGGAAATTATGTTAAAGCCTGGGATAGCACTTCCAGGTTTCTGATGACCTAAATTATATTTAGACTTATCTTCTCCCTCAACACCTAATACACTATCTTTATTATCCAAAAAGAGATGTTTGGAGATAGTGAATAAGTGCACTGCATGTAAAGCTATGATATTGCCATTACTGGTACTCACAAGGCAGGCAGGTACTGCAAGAAGTCCTCTTCCTCCCAAAGTAtggatgtattttatttatttgcacagaGTCCCTGTATTTCAATTTCAGCATCCTTTGACAGGAGTTTTGTACATATAAGATTTACTGTTAGATGCTAATAACTTATTGCTCTACAAATCTATTTGgcttacaagaaaaaaaccaaatcatcCTGCAGAAGATATCACAACACTAGATATCCTCTCCTACCCTCCCTTCAAATTAGACATTGCCGTCCAGATAATATTCCAGGGTGGCTGACATCTTTCATCTACTCTATGTTATTAAAACCCCTTAGCAAGCGGAATGAAAATTCCTCTGTGCTATGTATAGCACCATGTGTAAAACAATTCACAGCTGGGAATACAGCCTGGGCACCCACACTTGGATCTTTATGGTTTGGGTTTTGCAAGCCTTTTTTCTCAGTGCCTGCCAAGCCTCTGGCTGGCCGGTGGCATTGGCACTCCGCAAGAagcctgctgctctcctttccTGGCAGAGCTTTCACAGGGTTTCAAAGTCTCCCTCCACTGCGGTTATTAAAGGCTTTTGTTTATCTTGTGAAATCTGCCCTGTGAATGCTGACACTGACTGAAGCGCTGGGAGAGTTTCCTGACTCTTCCTCTCTCAGTCTCTCACGGGTCTATTCCCATGAAAATGATCTCAGGTGTGCCGTGCGTCACCAGCCTGCCCCGGGCGCTCCCTGCCCCGCTGGCAGGGAAGATGAATGCGCTCGTTCTGAAGCTCTGCCCGTAGCTGCGTGCTCCTGCTGCCGCCTCACTGCGGACGGGGAGAGCCGTCCCAGCGCAGGCCCCGGCTGTCCCCGGGCACAGCCGCTCCCCAGGAGGGGCAAAGGGCTCCCTGCAGGCGAGCAGCGAGGGCTCTGCACACCATAGAAACCCATGGGCACCGCTTGGGCAGCGCTTTCCCAGCCTctctcccatccagccctgcagggatgcagcCTCTGACGGGAAAACCAAGTCCTCCCACGATGAGCTGTCCTTCAGCAGGTGATGCTGACTTTCCCCTTTGGAGGAGAAAGGATCTCCAGTGTGTAGGGCTGAGGTGTTGACCCACCTTTCAAGGGAGACCCCAGCTAGATCCTTGGCAGATTCCAGCtacatccctgtgtccctgctgccactgagCAATGTAACCAGGTGTTTACCTGGAGAAGCAGAGAGTTAAGCTCTGTGGCAGGGTGAGATGCTTATGAGGATGGTGGAGGAAGGGACAAGCCCACGGCTTGAGCgccctgagctccctgcagagTTTAATATTTGTGATGGCACCACCATCACCATTCACATGTTGGTAACTGCTTGGGAATCTCCAGTGCTGTCCCCACCAGGAAATTCCACCATGCCAGCGGCACAGTGCAGCCGCAGGAAGGGAACTTTGCTGTGTGTGATTGATTCGCTAAACTGGGCTCTCTTCCACAGGAGGTCGAGCTCTTCCACCCTCAGGACCAGCAGAGCCAGGTCCCATGggtgggctcctgctgccagctggggagcagcaggcaccAGGCCTGGCTCTGAGGCTGCCGCTGCAGTGCTTTCCTCTGCCCTGAGAGCCTGGGGAAGGTTTCAGCAGCGCCTGGCTCACTTTCTGAGAAAACAAGGAAAGAGAGCTTTACCCCAGACCCTGGGAAGCCCGTgtattttcattgtattttaattttaagagaTTGTCTGCCCCGCCCAAGATTATCTCATGGGAAAGAAAAGCCTGGCTCAGTGACTCGTGGTGAAACTTGTCCCACAGCCAAATTTCTTTGCACCTGATGTTCCTCCATAGCAGCAGAAACCAGAGTATTTTAGTTCACAACACTGCCCTAGGGGTAGCGCTGAGGATAAGGGGTTGGAGGGGGAGGATGGGACCCACATCTCCTGCTCCTCTAGAACAAGTCCTGCAAGTTTGGATGCCAAGCAGCTCAGTCTGGGAGCTGGAAAGGGCATGGTGTCACCCTGGGAACCAGGATCAcgtggggctgcagcagagggaaccTGTCTCAGGGATAAGTTGAGACATACCCTGCCCTCTTGTGCAATAGGTCTTTGCAAGTACAATGCTGTACTTATACGGTGGGAAtggggagcccagggctggactCTGCAGAGGCATGAGTAAGCAGCTTCCAGGAGGCCCAGGTGCCAGCTGGGCCAGCTCTTTGATTCCTTCTCTGGGAGCAGATGCAGAGCAAGTGCTGGGCCCCAACCAGCATTCTCCACTACAGGAAGGACAGTCTTAGAGCCATATTGTAAAGTTCAAGTGGTTCCTTTGGAGAAATGCTTTATTTCCTAGGCTCACTACAGAGTGATTTAGCAGGGTCAAAGAGAGGCAATGATGTAAACTGACTCGAGATGTACAAGCAGACCGTGTGGCCAAGGGCAGCATCCTGGGCAAAAAGGACTCTCAGCagaacagaacagcagcagttcAGTTTGCACACAGGCTGTGAGAGGAAAAACATGCCTTGTGGTGACAGCATCTGTTTGAGCAGTGCCTCTGCTCTTGTGGTATTCCCACACTGCTCTTTGAGGGACTGCAGAAAAGACCATGGGAAAGGACCAATCTAGGCCAAATTAGGAGTAGGAATGCATTAGGAGCAAAGTTGAAGCAGGTTACTTATCTGCCAGTAGAGCTGAGAAAAGTCAGACCCTGCTTCCAAGCTGGACCTAACTTGGAGCAACCTGAAGAAAAAGCCAGTTAGCACCTGAGGATTAAATTGGGGAGTGTTAAGAAAGTGATAAGGTTGTCAATGTAATCACACCCTCTCAGGAAATGGGGGGAGGATGCCATTCCCAGATAATTGCATTTCAGCAGGGTTCCTCCTGCTGGGCTCATGTCAGCTCCTGACCTGGTAATAGTTCAGCCTGTCCCTTCAAAATAAATAGGATGTAACCTACAGGGCATAAACATCTCCAGAAGGACTTTCAGACTTGCCCTTTTGGTGCTGGAATGAGGATGTGCTGAGTCAGATGAAACTTGGTATTATTTTGGGGTTTAGTTCCCAGTCAGAGCTCAGTGGAAGCTAAGGGAAGTGTTTtagctggaaatatttttggcaCAGCTAAGCCCATTTAGGGTGCAATACctacagaaaaaggaaactAAAGGGTCCTTTCCATACTGTGTCCCTTCTGTTGCTGACATCCAAGCTCAGGTCCTTTGGCAACGGCAGCAAGCACACTGGCTTCTTGAGGATTTAAAAAAGCATGGTGAGTACCTGTACTGAAGTACTTGTACTGTTAGTCTCAACCAGCATTCTCCAGTAAGTAAGGACAGTCTTCCTTATCAGTTACTCTGCGGGAAGCAAGGATATGCAGCAGTCTACTACCCAGGATCCAAGTCAAAGCCCTGAGCAAGAAAGAAGGTATTAGGAAATTTCTACCCTGTGGAAATGTTGGTGCTTTTAGCATTTGATGCTGAGTTTTTGCTATGGAACAAGTCAGATCAACTAATCATAAGAATCCTTTGTGGAAGAAGCTAAGCAGCACTTGTGAGGAATTGTGCTGGCCTACCAATGGACTGGGCTAACTTCACCCAGCCTGGTGGGGTGGCTTGTGTTAGCAACAGTTTCCCAGGAACTCCTCTGAGCTCTCAGCAGCATCTGAAAATACAGGTTGGTCAAGCAGCGCTGCAAGACAGAAACAAGCCCAGACTCTACCAAAGCCAGGTAGTAGCGCAGATCCAGTACTGAGCCGTAAGAGGATGAGAGCAAGGCTTTACAGACACCTCAGGTGGCTTTGGTAGGAAGCTCCATTTAATGAGATAGATTCACCTCCCCACACCCAGAAGTTCAGCTTTGTTCACGGATTTCAGGGAGTTTAGAGTGCTTATTGTGCATATGACAGGATATGGCTCAGTAGAATGACTCACTCCCTGTAAAGTTAATTCACACTTTGCTGCTATTTCCATTCACAGGTGCTTCTGTAAGATTTAGTGCCAGGAAGTTACAAAGCTGGGAGCCAGCTCCAAATACTCCCATAGGTTACTTTACACCTAGTAAACAGTGGGTCTGTAGAAGGAGAGTGTGATTGCAGACTTGGTAAATAGCCAtgccccctcccccccaaaaaacccaaacaaatccTAAAAATCCCAACAACCTCCTCACCCAAACCACAAGTTCCCAAATCATGTTGTATTGGTAGTGATTTCCTATTCCCTTCTAATTTCTAAATTTCCCCATTACCTCTGCTACTCTGatttttgtccattttcttTCCTAGCTCTCTGCTGATCCACCATACTCCGCCCTCAGCAACCTCACTTTCCAGCCCTCTGACTCTGGAGCAGCTATGGGGCCCCACATCTGGACAGGCAGGAGCCCTGGCCTACCTGTAATACTGAAGACAAGGCTAAAAGTGTTAGTCCTGTGAGCTGTCTTGGATGGAGCCTTTGCATCCTATGTGGCACAGGCAAAATTTTTCAGCACTTGAGCTGCGTTTAACTGCCAAGGTAAGCGAAGTGAAGCTGGTCCTAAATTACCCATCAGCCTAATGACAGAGCAGCATGCTGTCATCAAGGCTCCAAATGCAAGTCCTGCATGAGCTTGGCCCagtgagggctgggagggcttcCTGACCGGTCCCTAGAGAGTGGCTTCTGGGGAGAGGCATTGAAAATCCTGCATGTTTGCTACTCCATCCCCCTCAGCAGCCTCCATACTGAGGGGCTGCTGAGGTCGAGAAAGATTAACTGAGGTAAGAGAAGGAACCTGGAAAGTTTCAGCTATGAGGGGATTTTTACCATTGCTAGTGGGGGTTAGGACACAGAGTGAGAAGTGGGGCCATTTCCCTGTTATGCTTTTTGTCAGTAAAATGGAGTAACTCCCTCTCCAAATTAAAGTCCAACTTAATTTGCACTGACAAAATTATGAACACAAATTGTGGacattaaaaaatttatttgaacAAATTTTAGACACAATCACATAGAATGAAATTAGCTCTCAGTACAGTTTCTTTTCCAGAATGAAATAACCCCTGTTTCATACCAAGCTACTGCAGGACAATTCTTGCTGTCCTTGGCAGGAAGGAGGCTGGTGTTCTTTCCACCTGTGGCTTTGCTCCACAGGGATGTGGCATGCTCTTTGGCAGGTCACACCACAGCCCTTGTTCTCACAGGCTAAAGAAATGTGTAAAGACCCAACAGACAACCTGAACTAGTGATGCAGCAAGGTGCCTGTACAGGTAGGATATGCACACAGGGATGCATTGCTGAGTGAGAGTTTTGTCAGGTGTCCTACCTAGACCTGTGTCAGACATGTCACTTCTAGCTACTGTCTCTGTGCTCACCATCTCTTGGGACTCCTCATGGACCCAAATGGCATTTCAGATGGAGGAGTCCTTTCAACATTCAGCTTGTTTTGCTGCACCATCCTTATCGGGTCTCTGAGCCTTACCCTAGAAGCAGCTCCAAGGCTGTGGGCCACTTCCTTTCCCAGGAACACTTCATCTCTTTTATCCTGCAATACTGCCCAGGGAGACAGCAGTCTTGTCTCACATCCTGGGAACTACATAAGCGGCAATACAAAACCAGCCGGCTGTGAGAGCTGTTGGGAGGCATTTGCTTGGAGCCAGACTGCATTAGTCACATTTGCCTTGCTACAGGCTCACCAGCTCACCTGTGCTTGCCTTTGGCCAAGGGCAAACCATTCACAGCTAGTTCTCTTTCTGTCACATTACTCCAGAGTGTCCTCAAAGCGATGGGCTGTGGCCAGATGCAGAGAACCCCCTGAGTATCAAAAGCATCTCTTGACAGACCTGTCATGCTCTCTGCTACATAAACCAAGATGAAATGTCTCTGCAAAAGAACATTTAGAAATTGCTGCAAGTTttgtaataaaatataataaaatgtgAATAGACTCTCTGAGGTATTAATCCCCTGAGAAAGTGGTGAGAGGGGAAGGGAGTGAAACCAGAGGAATTATTTTCTCCAGTAAAAACTTCATggatttcctttgcttttgatTTCAGCAGATCAAGCAGTGGCTTTTAAAAAAGGGAAGCATAACAGAAAGAAGCCCTGAGTCCTCTGTTCCTGTTCTGCAGCCTCAGGAAAAGCAGTACAAGGTAAATTCCATTCTTCAGTGTAGATCTGAAATTGAAGATTTTACTAATAAAGAGAAACTCTCTCACTACAACCCCCTCCTTTTGATTCAGAACTGAATGTATTGACAATATTACTTTGAAATTCATATCACTAGCAAAATTTTCAGGTCCCTAAAGGTTGCCCTGCATATTAGCATCTCAGCTAAGTGGAATCACAACTTTAATTTAACTACATTcattctcctttccttctccctctaCCTTTCTTCATTCCATCTTTCTCCATTCtatttgcttccttttcttccttctccctccatCTACATTTGACCCTTTGCTGACCCAATTTTTTCTCTGCTAGACAGAGTCACACCTCACTCTTCCTCAcctcttctttcttttgaaacaccacacacacaaaaggcCTTTCAAAGTTGGTCTCCAAGTCCACAGCTACCTCTTAGGATAGGACTGTAACATCTGCACCCAGAGGACTAGAGAGTCCTCTCAGAGAAGGTTTTGCTCAAAGTATTACTGTAGCTCCCAGTGCATTTTCTCTTCAGCCTGCTAATGGCCTTTATTTAGGAAACAACTTCTCAAGAGTACTCCTAGTACAGGACCTTTAAGAAAGAGAGCTGCTTTTTCACATCCAAGTGAATTCTACCTATTTTGGTAAATGGAATCAGAGGGGGAACCCAAGTCTCATGCTACAAACTCTGCACCCCATGCCTGACCACATTGCAGTTGCATGTAACTGCCCCTGCCCTACTCTCTGCCACGCCTGTAAATCAGCCAAGACACAGGCTGATTTCAGAAGTCCCTCATGTTTATTATGCTGCATCAGAACTCTGAAAGTGTGTGAGTTTCAACCAGAAAACTGGTCATTTTGAACAATGTAAGGAACCTGCCTGTTCTGGGGTACTGAGTCTTGATGTACAAACGGCTCCCATTAGTCTGGGACACTACAGACGCGTCCAGCAGGTATTTCAGCTGCCTGGACCATTCCACATCTCAGCACCATGGAAATCTAGTTCATGTCTCCTTGGCATATGATACTGTACCCAGCAAGAGACAGGTTTCCAAGCCCAGCAGCTTATCATACCCTCCTTGCTGGGGCCATAGGAGCAGTCACTCCAAGAAGGTGCAGAGCCAATTCTGGCATTGGgtgtttcttttcccctccctcaaAGCAGCTTCAGACAAAGCAAAAGAACTTCTTCCAGCGGCACTTAGAGAGAGTCTTGATGCCTTTGGCAGTCATCTTCTTTTCCTGACGTGCCTTGTGCTCAACACCACTGACAATGGCCATGTCAAAAACTTCTTTAAGGTTCTTCTGGGTCAGTGCTGAGCATTCCAGGTAGGCTTCAGCCCGGATTTTGTCAGCTAGACCTTCTGCCTGAGGCCGGGGCACAGGCTTCACGTGGTAGCGATCCAGGCTGATGAGGACATTGACATCGTCCCGCAGGTCTGCCTGTGTCCCCACGAGCAGCACTGGCGCCCGCGGGTTGTGAGTTCGTATCTCAGGGATCCATTTCTCTGTAATGTTCTGGAAGGAGCTTGGGTTTACCACACTGAAGCAGACAAGGAAGACGTCAGTGTCAGGGTAACAAAGCGAGCGCAAACAGTCAAAGTCCTCCTGTagaaaagggaggggaaaaaaaatcttcactggACTGCTCTTCTAACAGCATGATGCTGCAGTAGCTTTTCTACAAGTTAACTAGGATAGCAACAGAGGCAGGGCATTGCACTGACTTCATGGTCATGCCATGTTTCAGACACAAGTTTTAGAGTTGTGGGCATCTGTCATTCACTTGTCTGTGACTGCCATACCAGCAAATGGCTGGTGCTGGACCAGtgcctttcctctcttcccagtTAACACCTCCTTCCTCAAAGCCTGAAAACAATGCCTGTCCCACAGGACCAGAGTAGACAGCTGCTTTGATAAAGCTTACCTGTCCAGCAGTGTCCCACAGCTGAATTCGGACGGGGGCTCCATCCACGAGGACCTGAACTGTAGCAGAAGGAGAATAAGGATGAGTCTAAAGCAGCTGGCCAGCATACACAAGTACACTGAAGGTTTTTCCTGAGCACTTTGCTTCATACCCTGCTGAACAGACTCACTGAAGTCACTCACATCTCCTCCTAGCTGAGCATCCTCCCAAACCTCACTAAGACTTGAAGCTTACACTGGAAACACTAAGAGAACTGCAGCAGACCTGTTTTGTTAGCTCTCACGTGTTTTGTGCTCGTCTCCAGAATTCTGAAAGAATAGTTCCATGTTACTGGACAACTGCTCCTCTGGATAAGGAGAGCCCTTAGCCAAACAGTTCCCTGAGAACCACTTAAAACCCACCTTTGTAATGAAGAAGCTATTAAGGAAACAGTGATCAGTGAAATCCCTTTCAGACTATCCACACACCAAAAAACTGCTGAGTTACACATGTAAGGCTTGCTCCCATTTCACTCCCTAATCACAGTAAGCCTTCATGTGGTATCAACTGACTCAGCCTGAGAGCTGGCAGGACCTCTGATGGCAATCAGGAATGAAACTGTTAGATGTTTAAGTGCATAGACACCACAGAGATTAGACTAGGAACtgaggagagggggaaaaaagtgttgTGGAGCTGAAAATCACTTTAAAAGTCCTGACAAGGtggatggggctgtgcttgGATGAATAGAGGCAGACATCATGGCTAAGGTGACAATGGCTGACACTTGACATGAGTTagctccagggctgtgtgcagggaggaggccttattggtttttttgttaaaaaaaaaaaaaaaaaaaaacaaaaaaaaacaacaaaaaccaaaatgaaacaaaaccaaaaagccccccaaaacccagaaaaaaatctcacaacCAGAAGCAAGATAAATCTTTTGTGATTCTTGAAGTAACTCGTCAGGTGAGAAGTGACAGAAGACAGTTTAAAACAAGCTTTTGAAGGAGAGCACTACTCCCTGAAAACagtcttggggaaaaaagggggacACAGACAAAAAGATGAACTGAAGTTTGGTGGGAGATCAagactggaagaaaaaagaaggggTGGGTGCGTCCACCACAGAGCCACTCCTCGCGGCGTAGCTGAAAGTCATTGCTTCGTGTGACTGGGAAACAGTTGGGTTGTTACCATATCTGCcccagaggaggaagagaaaccTGTTCCTGATCAAAGAACCTGCTAGATCCTGACTTGATCTTCAAGGCAGCAGGCATTTGACTTTCTAGTATCTGGTTTTCTCTGTCTCACAAGTGCACTGAGAGAAGGAATTAGCATCTCTGAAATGTCTCGCCATCTTCAGAAGAAACTCACCACACATATTACCTACTGCTCCAGCATCTGCACAGAGTTTCATCCCATCTGCTGCTAGCTTGAGCTACGTTAGCAACTCTGCAACAGCCCTCCAAATACCGCCCTCACAAGGTCCACACCCTCAGGATGAGGATAGATCATGGTACAATAGCGAAGGGGCTGGCAGAACAGGATAGCCTGGTGGAGAAAGGTCACCGGGTGCACATTTCACTCAAGGCTGCTCTAGCTGGCAGCGACACCCAGCAGGAGGTAGAGCCAGACTACATCTGTATGTGGCTGGGTCGCTGTCCCAGAGACGTCCCCCTGACAACGCAACACCTTCTCCTATCTTGTTATTGGCATCACAGTCCCATGAGCAGGATTAAGGTTAGAATTTAAACTGCTGAGTTCTGCAGGCTGTTTCAATGGTAGGTATTCCCCAAAAGTGGAAGGAATTGGATTGAAATTTCTGAGCTGGATCCTGAAGCATAATAATTGACTCCAGAAAGGGACTTTCTTCAGGCTTACCCAGGGTAAGAGTAGGAGTGGGAAAGGAAACTTGTCTGTTCTTCCATTTCCTCCCAATAAGCAGAAAGTGAACTTCACAAGacacatttttcatgtttttgatTTATATCATTACAAACCCTATGAACCTCTGAAGGCAGACTCAGTACTGGGACATCCAGACTGGAACTAAACCCATGTGCAGCTATCTTCAGAATACCTGCTGTTAATCAGGAAGTCTCTGCATTCATCTTGCCTTCACCTTTCTGGACCATTTTATTATagatttgcacttccaaaaatgTGCAGTCTAATAACTACAGTAATGTTAAGCCTCTCTTAGTCCAATCCATACACATTAATGCAAAGACAGCAGAGAGTGCAGTAACCTTTCCCTTGGAGGACTGATGATTCCTTACATCTGTTCACAAAGGGCTTCTGGACCATGAACAGCAGCATGTTCCCAGTCCAGTTCCTTCAAGTAACAGTGGAATAGCTTGGAGAAGGTAAATCAACAGCTCTCAGCGTGAGCAACTGAGGGGGGACATTGAAACAAAACACTCCTTCTAAGCACCCCTAAGACTATGACACATTGGATGTCTCATTCCTGGTTTGACTTGAGCACATCTCTAATCTACCAATCTACATTGCCAAGTAGTGCTGTGTTTCTTCATATCAAATGAAGATAAGAAGTCTTTCAAAGGGCTTTGTATTCTGCTGGGGTTTATATTAGAAATTGGAGCCCAAAGGAAGAGGAGTGTAGAACAAGAACAAAGATAGCATTTACAAAAGTGGAAACTAATGAGAGCTCATCAACTTGCAATTCTAGCCAGACTTATAAAACCTGTCAACTTTTTGACAACCTCTGTTCAATGCAAACTTCACCAGACATGGAGAGAAAAGGATGGTTTTCCCGAGTATCAGTTGAAGCTAAAATCACAGCCTTACACTGTAGACTATTTCTGAAGCAAAACCCACCactaacaataaaaaaaaaagcatctaaGCCCCCTTCTATTTAGTCATAACAACACCACAAAACCAGGAAGATGCCCAAGTTCATAGAACTTGCAAATCAACTTGACACAGATGCAGAACGGAGGACCTCCACCTGCTAAACCTCACAAAACGCGGGAGGGACTCGGTCCGAGTCCCAGAAATGCCCGCAGGCTGCGTGCCCGCAGAGCCCCCGGTGCGCAGCCCGTGCTCCCGGGAGCGCTCGCCCCCACCCGCGCCGGGGCCCCGCTCCTCCCGAGCTTCCCGCGGTCTCGCTGCTCCAGACTGGATCCTCCGGGCCGCCCCGTGCCCTGCGCAGCCCGGGCGGGCACCTACCGGAGAAGGTGTCGAGGGCGGTGGGCTGGTACTCGTCGGGGTACCCGTTGGTGGTG
Proteins encoded:
- the RHOV gene encoding rho-related GTP-binding protein RhoV, producing the protein MPPQELLDYPPALRRHSPSRGSGPELGIKCVLVGDGAVGKTSLVVSYTTNGYPDEYQPTALDTFSVQVLVDGAPVRIQLWDTAGQEDFDCLRSLCYPDTDVFLVCFSVVNPSSFQNITEKWIPEIRTHNPRAPVLLVGTQADLRDDVNVLISLDRYHVKPVPRPQAEGLADKIRAEAYLECSALTQKNLKEVFDMAIVSGVEHKARQEKKMTAKGIKTLSKCRWKKFFCFV